One window from the genome of Eublepharis macularius isolate TG4126 chromosome 15, MPM_Emac_v1.0, whole genome shotgun sequence encodes:
- the IFNLR1 gene encoding interferon lambda receptor 1 — MPSRMGVAAAALLACSSQVLLSEVLLPRPRNVTLLSKDFGLFLTWLPGIHYPPGVFYIVQWMNAFAVWEDFLPCRNISETVCNITCTSPDLYNGFDVRVKAQAGILSSEWVTCEGIDYAVDVKLTPPVVQVRKTGDTVMVNATFSDPLCLKDLFRDLTSDLEFWEVGINNRKKINMKNTKDFDTTVFNGSSYCFSARANLNGMHSNFSEPTCIQLYKEANTWAFALLPVLLLFILFLWVIHSVYQSRSKPKTTKSPQTLDFSSYKAPKKFLEFPKKEFIDVLTCPEHPVILENRSRITPQIRSKLIPSVLEEYEEEEEEEEEEEEDIGNSRPYTEIHRFQKNDVNSQGAGLLQKVPDSSSESETSQLGEGSVPDLTMSGFFGLTKPVFGEMTSGPQGSEIASLSVDSSAEESSVCRDFYPAARGDQQKDLDKVTGSLFQLSDSNLLPGNLFTASESFCETLGDPQISLLEVRTDQDFCGLLEDEKLSEKDSCGWERLVVELSPLKMPLREGLGSSLVGGNGSSVEDSTPHPKFHGYQPRPVHYLSRILQG, encoded by the exons ATGCCTTCTCGGATGGGAGTGGCGGCGGCGGCCCTCCTCGCCTGCAGCAGCCAGGTCCTCCTAA GTGAAGTGCTTTTACCCCGTCCTCGCAATGTGACACTTCTGTCGAAGGACTTCGGTCTGTTCTTGACGTGGCTGCCAGGGATTCACTACCCACCTGGGGTGTTCTACATTGTTCAGTGGAT GAATGCGTTTGCTGTCTGGGAGGACTTCCTGCCTTGCAGAAACATCTCAGAAACAGTTTGCAATATAACATGCACATCTCCAGACCTATACAACGGCTTTGATGTCCGAGTGAAAGCTCAGGCTGGAATCCTCTCCTCAGAATGGGTGACTTGCGAAGGCATAGATTATGCTGTTGATG TGAAGCTCACCCCACCAGTTGTCCAAGTAAGAAAGACCGGAGACACAGTTATGGTGAATGCCACTTTCTCTGACCCCTTGTGCTTGAAGGACCTGTTCAGAGATCTGACCTCTGACTTAGAATTTTGGGAAGTTGGAATCAACAACCGA AAAAAAATCAACATGAAAAACACGAAGGACTTTGATACTACAGTTTTCAACGGCAGCAGCTATTGCTTCAGTGCCCGAGCAAATTTAAACGGCATGCACAGCAACTTCTCCGAGCCAACTTGTATACAGTTATACAAGGAAG CAAATACCTGGGCATTCGCTCTTCTTCCAGTTCTACTCCTGTTCATCTTGTTTCTTTGGGTCATCCATTCTGTCTACCAGTCCAGAAGTAAACCTAAGACCACCAAAAGCCCCCAAACTTTG GATTTTTCCAGCTATAAAGCTCCTAAGAAGTTCCTGGAATTTCCGAAAAAGGAATTCATCGATGTCTTGACATGCCCTGAACACCCTGTAATACTAGAAAACAGGAGCAGGATTACACCCCAGATACGTTCGAAATTGATTCCTTCTGTGTTAGAGgaatatgaggaggaggaggaggaggaggaggaggaggaagaggatatTGGCAACTCCAGGCCTTACACCGAAATCCATCGATTCCAGAAGAATGACGTGAACAGCCAAGGGGCTGGCCTGCTTCAGAAAGTGCCTGATTCATCCTCTGAATCGGAAActtctcagctgggtgaaggttcCGTGCCAGATTTAACGATGTCTGGGTTCTTTGGTTTGACTAAGCCCGTCTTTGGGGAGATGACTTCTGGTCCCCAAGGGAGTGAGATAGCTTCACTTTCTGTGGACTCCTCTGCAGAGGAATCCTCTGTGTGTCGGGACTTTTATCCAGCTGCTCGAGGAGATCAACAGAAAGATTTGGATAAGGTTACAGGCTCCTTGTTTCAGTTGTCTGATTCTAACCTCCTCCCTGGGAACCTCTTCACGGCTTCAGAAAGTTTTTGCGAAACCCTGGGAGACCCACAAATATCACTGTTAGAAGTACGAACCGATCAGGACTTCTGTGGACTCCTTGAGGATGAGAAACTATCTGAAAAGGACTCTTGCGGCTGGGAAAGACTTGTGGTAGAACTGTCTCCTTTGAAGATGCCTTTGAGGGAAGGCTTAGGAAGCAGCTTGGTGGGTGGAAACGGGAGCTCGGTAGAGGACAGTACTCCACACCCTAAATTCCATGGGTATCAACCCAGGCCTGTGCATTATCTTTCAAGAATTTTACAGGGATGA
- the TRMT44 gene encoding probable tRNA (uracil-O(2)-)-methyltransferase — protein sequence MKLLGEAVVRDLPPARLPGGFWAAVAVWLEKPQVANKRLCGARLEEARRLPRPGAGRPRGTGASPTALDAAWEAVCCSSCRRELGLLPASGLGAPPQQEVEVLLRTVVPKGSLPAPAQEVVVKDVFNGTVTFLPLEQTHEGKYKIKNCNIYQIQLLHTKDNEWSLSVLSPSPENYISDGILYPKITWLGNELLTKLAKWSVETKKCEFKNTLSLVSVDRYNNTYQNLKEKYKEIVKVWPEVTDPQKFVYEDVAIAAYLLILWEDERAAKGLSRKQSFVDLGCGNGLLVNILSSEGHPGKGIDVRRRKVWNMYGPQTHLEECAASPNNLYPDADWLIGNHSDELTPWIPVIAARSSYSCCYFVLPCCFFDFHGKFNRRQSKKTQYREYLDFVTEVGLVCGFNVEEDCLRIPSTKRVCLIGRSRTYLAAQGTALDDQRAHYINSRRSCRMTMPDKTEGLHSSENHLAAHNVRGLVAGREGPQNTAGEGALICSFQPRGKEPIRNCTTLPQDFVDSVVLKVANLLLSGIQDLSGTSDAWNRGESLTLSEIATHLNEDTLKSLKNEYGGLQTLLRNHHQVFEVLNGRVYIRDWREEKLPSKKKPGVLAKQRVSSKATKTRLCWFDIHHPHGCPLTSECCSYAHGIEELRPPPGCAKEKLCQAVRTGSGGLQDPLGALHFI from the exons ATGAAGCTCCTGGGGGAAGCCGTCGTCCGGGACCTGCCCCCGGCCCGGCTTCCTGGCGGCTTCTGGGCGGCCGTGGCCGTGTGGCTGGAGAAGCCGCAGGTGGCCAACAAGAGGCTCTGCGGCGCACGCCTGGAAGAGGCACGGAGGCTGCCCCGGCCCGGAGCGGGCCGGCCCCGGGGGACGGGCGCGTCGCCGACCGCTCTGGACGCCGCCTGGGAAGCCGTCTGCTGCTCCAGCTGCCGCCGGGAGCTCGGCCTGCTCCCGGCGTCGGGCCTGGGAGCACCTCCCCAGCAGGAGGTGGAAGTGCTGCTCCGCACCGTGGTGCCCAAAGGCAGCCTTCCCGCGCCCGCCCAGGAGGTGGTCGTCAAAG ATGTTTTTAATGGGACTGTAACCTTTTTGCCATTGGAGCAAACCCATGAAGGAAAATACAAGATCAAGAATTGTAACATTTATCAAATTCAACTTCTGCACACAAAAGACAACGAATG gTCTCTCTCAGTTTTATCACCGTCTCCAGAAAACTATATTTCAGATGGAATTCTGTACCCCAAGATAACATGGCTTGGAAATGAACTGCTGACTAAACTGGCTAAATGGTCCGTGGAAACAAAAAAGTGTGAATTTAAGAATACGCTCTCTCTTGTTTCTGTAGATAGATATAATAACACTTACCAAAATTTAAaggaaaaatacaaagaaattgTTAAG GTGTGGCCTGAAGTAACAGACCCTCAGAAATTTGTATATGAAGATGTTGCTATAGCTGCGTATCTGTTG ATCCTTTGGGAAGATGAGAGAGCTGCCAAAGGCCTGTCCAGAAAACAGTCTTTTGTGGACCTTGGTTGTGGAAATGGTCTTCTGGTCAACATACTAAGCAGCGAAGGG CATCCTGGTAAAGGGATTGATGTTAGAAGAAGAAAAGTATGGAACATGTATGGCCCACAAACGCACTTGGAG GAATGTGCAGCTAGTCCGAACAACCTGTATCCAGATGCTGACTGGTTAATTGGAAATCATTCTGATGAGTTGACGCCATGGATACCGGTAATTGCAGCCAG GTCTTCCTATTCTTGTTGCTATTTTGTCCTGCCTTGCTGCTTCTTTGACTTCCATGGCAAATTTAATCGGAGGCAAAGTAAGAAGACCCAGTACAGAGAATATCTTGATTTCGTTACAGAAGTGGGACTTGTATGTGGCTTTAATGTTGAAGAAGATTGTCTCCGAATTCCTTCAACCAAAAGG GTATGTTTAATTGGAAGGTCTAGAACATATCTCGCAGCGCAAGGTACTGCACTTGATGATCAGCGAGCACATTACATCAATAGTCGTAGAAGCTGCAGGATGACAATGCCAGATAAGACGGAGGGGTTGCATTCCAGTGAGAATCACCTGGCTGCTCACAATGTCAGAGGACTAGTTGCAGGCAGAGAAGGACCACAAAATACTGCTGGGGAAGGAGCCTTAATATGTAGCTTTCAGCCCAGAGGAAAGGAACCAATCCGAAACTGCACTACTCTCCCCCAAGACTTTGTAGACAGCGTGGTTTTGAAAGTAGCAAACCTGTTGTTAAGTGGAATCCAAGATTTATCTGGAACTTCAGATGCATGGAATCGAGGAG AGAGTCTCACCTTGAGTGAAATTGCAACTCATTTAAATGAGGATACTTTGAAAAGCCTGAAGAATGAATATGGAGGCCTGCAGACCTTGCTTAGAAACCATCATCAAGTGTTTGAAG TGCTCAATGGAAGAGTTTATATTCGTGACTGGAGAGAAGAGAAGCTGCCAAGCAAAAAGAAGCCAGGCGTGCTAGCTAAGCAAAGAGTTTCCTCGAAAGCCACAAAAACCCGTTTGTGTTGGTTTGACATTCACCATCCTCATGGCTGTCCGTTGACTTCCGAATGCTGTTCTTATGCTCACGGCATTGAGGAACTGAGGCCTCCCCCAGGCTGTGCCAAGGAAAAGTTGTGCCAAGCAGTAAGGACTGGCTCTGGTGGACTCCAGGACCCATTAGGAGCGCTGCACTTCATCTGA